DNA from Rhodoligotrophos defluvii:
CAGTTCGTCGGCCGCCATCTTGTACTTGCGCGCCGCCCCACGCAGCGCAAACAGCCTTTCCTCGATGCGCTCCAGTTCGCGCGGGTCGTATTCGAACGCACGCTGCGCCTCGGCCACTGCGCTTTCCGCTTCCCCGATCTCGACCACCACCCGGTCGAGGGCCGCCACCACCGCATCCAGCCGCCCGCCCGCCTCCGCCTGCCGCCGCTCGAGGCGCCGCAGCGCCGCGTTCAAACTGGCAACACGCGTGCCATCGCCCGAGAGCGCCTGCGCCGCTTCGTCGAGCGCCGCGGCGAACTGCTCCGCATTCATCATCAGGGCGCGCCGGTCGGCGAGATCGTCCTCTTCTCCAGGCCGGGCATCCAGCTTGCGCAGCTCATCCGCCGCGTGCTCCAGGTAATCCCGTTCGGCCGCCGCCTTGTCGAGGCTGCCGCGGTGGCGTTCCAGCACCTGCTCGGCGTCGCGCCAAGTGCGCCAAGCCGCGGCCACCGCATCGGCCTGGCGTTCGAGCCCGCCATAAGCGTCGAGCAGACGCCGATGATTGGCCACATCGACCAGGGCGCGGTCGTCATGCTGGCCATGGATCTCGGCCAGAAGCCCGCCCAGCTGCCGCAGCAGGCTCACGGACACCGGCTGATCGTTGATGGTGGCGCGGCTGCGGCCGTCCAGGGTCTGGATGCGGCGGATCACCAGCTCGCCATCCGCATCGATGCCGCTTTCCGCAAGGAGCGCGAAGGCGGCGTGGTCGGGTCTGAGGTCGAAGGCAGCCGTGACCACCGCCCGGTCCGCCCCCTTGCGCACGAGCGCGGCGTCCCCGCGCGCCCCGAGCACCAGGCCGAGGCTGTCGAGCAGAATGGATTTGCCCGCGCCGGTCTCGCCGGTGAACACGGTGAGACCCGGCCCGAGCGTTACGTCGAGCCGGTCTATCAGCACGATGTCTCTGATCGAAAGCGCGGTCAGCATCGCGCCCTATATACCCCATCCGGATATCGGGGCGCGAGCGGGAAGCTCAGTCGCGGGCAGCCTCTCCCTCGTAGAGGCGCTGCGCTTCCGTGAGCGCCTCGTCCAGGCGCCGCCCGGGCCGATACGCGGCCAGCGCCTCGGAGCGCTCGACGCCGGGCATGAGTCCCGGCGAAGGCTCCTCCTCCCCGATGATGGTCCGCACGGGGATCACGCCCGCCCACACGGGATGGGTGCCATCCTCGTCGTCATCGCCCACGTTCTTGGCGCGCACCTTGGCGGAGGCCTCCTCGATCCGCATGCCAATGACGGTCGTCGCTTTGCTCTCCTGGCCTGTGATCTGGCGCAGCTCCGCGGCCCGGCCGGGGAAGAACCGGTCCACCACCCCGACCAGTGCCCGCGCCTTCTCGTCCGGGTCATCCAAGATGCGGGCGGTGCCGAAGCACATCGCCGAGCGATAGTTGAGCGAATGGTTGAAGCCCGAACGGGCCAGCACCAGCCCGTCCAGATGCGAGACGGTCAGGCAGGCCGGCGTGCCGCCCTTGAGATGGCGCAGCATCCGGCTGGCCGAAGAACCGTGCCAGTAGAGCATGTCACCTTCGTGCCAGTAGATGGTGGGCGTGCAATAGGGCTGACCCTCGATCACGTAGGCCACGTGGCACAGCATGCCGGCATCCAGGATGGCGAAGACCGCGTCCCGGTCATAAGATCCGCGCTCGTGGTACCGCTTCAGCCGGTTGCGGGCCGAGACTGGAAAGGTGGACGGAGCATCAAGGGTAACATCGGTCATAGCAATTGCATTCCTCGCCACAGTTATGCGCAATGTACCGGCAACATTGGCTCGCAAAAGATCCAATTTCATGCCAAAACTTCTAACCAAACCGGACTGGTCCGCGCTGATCCCGATCCTCCCGGGTAAAGGCCCGCGCGCCAACCAGCTCTACCAGGCAATCCGCCGGCTGATCGAAACCGGCCTCGTCCCGCCCGGCGCCAAGCTGCCCACCACGCGCGATTTGGCACGGCGGCTCGGCATCTCGCGCAGTGCGGCGATCGCCGCTTTCGAGCTCCTGACCGCCGAGGGCTTCACCGAAGCGCGCGTCGGGGCGGGCACTTTCGTGGCCACCCATGTGCCCCAGAGGGCACCCTCCCCTCCAGCCCGGCCGGCGCCACCAAGCGCCTTGGCAGCTGAACCCGTGCCGCCGCTGCCCGGCACCCTCGGCATCGCCATGGCCGACGAGCGCACCTGGCACATCTTCCGGAAGCTGATGTCGCGGCGGCTGTCCCGGCCGGCACCCGAGCACTTCGCTTACGGTGATCCGCGCGGCAGCAGCGCCTTGCGCGAGGCTGTCGCCGCCTATCTGCGCACCGCGCGCGGCGTGCGCTGCGATGCCCAGTCGATCGTGATCACCAGCGGCACCCAGCAGGGCCTGGATCTCATTGCCCGGGTCCTGATCTGCCCCGGAGACCCGGTGCTTGTGGAGGATCCCTGCTATCCCATGGCCCGATCGGCGCTGGTCAGCCGCGGCGCCCGCCTCATCGGCATTCCGGTCGACCGCGAGGGCCTGAACACCCTGGACGAGAAACAGCCTCTGCCCCGTGCGCGGGCGGTCTATGTCACGCCCTCACATCAATATCCCCTCGGCGTGACCATGACCATGCGGCGGCGCCTCGCCTTGCTCGACTGGGCAAGGCACAACGACGCCTGGATCATAGAGGACGACTATGACAGCGAGTTCCGCTATCTCGGGCCCCCGCTCGCGGCAATGCAGGGCATCGACGATGCGGCCCGTGTTATCTATCTCGGCACCTTTTCCAAGGTGCTGTTCCCGGGGCTGCGGCTCGGATACGCGGTTATTCCTGACGCCCTGCTCGATGCGGTTCTGGCGCTCCGCGTGAGCTCTGACCGCCAGCCATCCACGCTCGCGGAGGCGGCCCTCGCCGATTTGATTGCGCAGGGCCATTTCGCCGCCCATCTGCGCCGGGCCCGCCGTCGGGCGCAAGCCTCACGCGACGTGCTGGTCGCTACCCTGCGCGACCACGGCCCACCGGTGCTGACGGTGGAGCCACCGGCGCAAGGGCTGCACCTCGTAGCCAAGCTCGCCAGCCCGCGACTGGACGTTGAAATTGGCGCCGCCGCCAAGGCTGCCGGCATCGGCGCTCGTCCGCTGTCACCCATGTATGTGACCATGCCCCCGCAGCAGGGGCTGGTGCTGGGCTTCTCCGGGTTCCCCGACGAGGACCTGCGAAAAGCCGCGCGCAGGCTCTGCGAGATCGTCAGAACGGATTGATGGAGCTCAGCGCCTGGGTGATCCAGGACGACTGGTTCTCCTTCGGCTGCAAGCCGCTGCCCTGCAGCAGGTTATAGGCGTCCTGATACCACTGGCTGCCCGGGAAATTGTGGCCGAGAACGGCGGCGGCGGTCTGCGCTTCGGAGGTTACCCCGAGGGCGAGATAGGCTTCCACCAGACGGTAGAGCGCCTCCGGCGTATGAGACGTGGTCTGATAGGACTTGATCACCTTCTCGAAGCGATTGATCGCCGCCACATAGGCCTGCTGGGTCAGGTAATAGCGGCCGACCTCCATCTCCTTCCCGGCGAGATGGTCGCGCGCCAAAAGCGCCTTGGCCGCCGCATCCTTCGCATAGACCGAGTTCGGAAAGCGGCGGCTCACCTCGTCCAGCGCGGCGAGTGCCTTCTCGGTTGCGGTCTGATCGCGCTTCACGTCCGCAATCTGCTCGTAATAGGACAGGGCCACGAGATAGTAGGCATAAGCCACGTCCTTGTGGCCCGGATGCAGCGTGATGAAGCGCTGGGCGGCCAGGATTGCCTCGTCATATTCATTGCGCTGGTATTGCGCATAAGCGGCCATCAGCGTGGCCCTGGTTGCCCAGCTCGAATAGGGATGCTGGCGCTCAACCTCCTCGAACTGCTTGGCGGCCTTCGCGTAGGACCCGTCCTTCATGTAGTCGAGGCCCTTGTTGTAGAGGTCCGCCACCGGCTCGGCATCGTCCACCACCTGGCTCGAACCTTCCGGCGCCAGAGCGCCGCCGGAAGCGGGCATGGCCGTGCTGCTCGAGGTATCGGTCCCGCCGCCGTTCCACATGCCCGACAGGCTGCTGCAGCCGGACAACAGAAGCGCACCCGCGGTGGTGAGCGCTATGAAGCGCATCGCCTTCAAGCTGCCGCGCGGCGCCTGCTTCCGTCCGCTGCCCATAAGATCACCCCTCATCCAAACTCCTGGGGATTGTCGCCCTCCGTGCAGCGATCACCCGGTCCGCCGCATCCGCTGTATACCGATCACATCGCACCCCGGCAACGAGTCGGTTGATAACCTGCAATGCTAAAGGCGACAAACCCGGCGGAAGTGTGTCCGCCGGGTCTTGGCCGAGGGCCACGATGATGCCGGTTTTCAGTTGGCCTGTCGCCGCAGGAAAGCGGGAATCTCCAGCTGATCATCATCGAGATCACCCTGCCCGGGCTGCTCCGCTTGCGGAGCATAGCCCTGCTGAGGTTCGGGCTGTGCGTGCATATCGCGGCGGCTGGACATGGCCGGCTCGGCCTTCGCCGGCACGTGGTCCTCGTCCTCGTCGCGCCGCCCCAAGCCTACGCTCGCCAAGCGTTCGAACAGGCTCTTGCGCTTCTTGTAGGCATGGGCGTTCAGGTCTTCCACATTGGCGTTGCGCTGTGCGTAGTGCCGCTGCGCATGGGGCGGAAAATCCTCGATCGAAGGCAGCCGCGGCGGGGTCGGTGCCGCACGCAACGCAGGCTGCGGCTGCGCCAGGGGAGGCTGCGGCGCAGACACGGCCGCAGAGGAGGCCGCGGCGCCATAGGCCCGCTCGTCTTGCTCCAGGTGATCTTCGACCGCCTGCTGGTCCGCGACTGGCTCCTCCTCGACCGCGGCATAGGCGGGCTCGAGACCGACCGGCTCCAGCTCGCGCTCAGCCAGGGCAGACTGTGCCTGATAGGCGGACTGAGGCTGGGGCTGAGCTTGCGGCGCCTGCGGCCGCGCTGCTGGCTGAGGTGCGGCTTCGCGCATCACCGGCTGCGGACCTGCCTCACGCATCGCGGGCTGTGGAGCCGGAGGCGCCGGCGGCCGTCCGCTCCCCGTATAGCCATAGCTGGTGCGCTCCGGTGCTGAGTCATACTCGGCATCATAATCATGGGGCGCCTGCTCCATGGCCGGGTCGACGATACCGGTCGCCACCACGGAGACGCGCATCACCCCTTCGAGAGACTCGTCGAAGGTCGCGCCGAGGATGATATTGGCCTCCGGATCCACCTCCTCGCGGATACGGGTCGCCGCCTCGTCCACCTCGTAAAGGGTGAGGTCGTGGCCGCCCGTGATCGAGATCAGCAGGCCCCGGGCGCCGCGCATGCTCACATCGTCCAGCAGAGGATTGGAAATGGCCGCCTCGGCCGCTTCGATGGCGCGCTTGTCCCCCGCGGCCTCGCCGGTTCCCATCATCGCCTTGCCCATCTCGCTCATCACGGCGCGGACATCGGCGAAATCGAGATTGATGAGGCCCTCCTTCGTCATCAGCTCGGTGATGGAGGCCACGCCGGAATAGAGCACCTGGTCCGCCATGGCGAAAGCAGCCGCGAAGGTAGTCTTCTCGTTGGCGATGCGGAACAGGTTCTGGTTGGGAATGACGATCAGCGTGTCGACGTGCTTGGACAGACCCTCGATGCCGCGCTCGGCGGTGATCATGCGGCGCTGCCCCTCGAACTGGAACGGCTTGGTGACCACGCCGACGGTGAGAATGCCCTGCTCCTTGGCCGCCCGTGCGATCACCGGCGCAGCACCCGTTCCGGTGCCGCCGCCCATGCCAGCGGTGATGAAGCACATATGGGCGCCGGCCAGGTGATCCAGGATTTCGGGCAGCGCCTCCTCGGCAGCAGCCGCGCCGATCTGTGGCTGCGACCCCGCGCCAAGCCCCTGGGTGAGCGCGGTACCCATCTGGATCCGCCGCTGCGCCGCATTCTGCGACAGCGCCTGGGCATCGGTGTTGGCTACCACAAACTCCACCCCTTCGAGCTTGGAGTGGATCATGTTGTTGACGGCGTTCCCGCCGGCGCCACCGACGCCAAAGACGGTGATGCGCGGCTTCAATTCGGCCAGATTGGGAACTGTCAAGCTGATGGTCATGGGATGGCGTCCGCTTTCTTTGAGCCTCTCCTCTACATTTGTTACCAACTCGATAATAAATCGTTAACGCTGCCTTACTCCCGGTCACATTTTGAACCACTGCGGCAGCAATCCGTTAACCCACCCTTTGCAAATCTGGGCGGCTGGGCTCGGTTCAGCGGCGGGTGGCGGGCCTGATGCCGAGCCGGCTCTTCGCGTGGTCCACAGCGTCTGCCAGCCCGCGAATGTCTCCGGCATCGAGAGCCCGGATCACCCGTTCGAGCAGCCGCCGCGCTGAAACCTCCGTCGCGTCGACCCGCTTTTGCCCGCCTGGCATTTCGGGCAGCATCAGCCATTCCAGGGAAACCCCGAACGTGCGCGCATATTTGAGGCCCATGTCGGCATCGAACGAGACGGCTCCGTTCTCGTGCGTCCGGTACGTCGATTCCTTGACACCAACTTTCCTGGCAGCGGCTCGTGCGGTAGTGAACCCCGCTGCTATTCGGGCCTGCCGAAGCCTGTCTGCACGCTCGATGACGAGTCGGTGTTTGTCCATACCGGCTTGTTAATCGATGACCGCCTTATAATTCTCGCGATTCAAGGTCGGCCAACGCTAAAGATATTGACACGCCCCACCGAACCCGGGCGACATAGGCGATGCGATCCGCGCGGCCAGCGAGCCCCCGAGCGTTGTGCGGATCAGGCGGGAGCATCAGCCGTCCGATGAACGGACTGGTGCTCCCGTTTCCGCGACCGGTCGCTTGCCGCCCCGCCGGCAAAGTGCTCTATTCCAAACAGCTTTGCTGGTCCGAACAGCTTGCTGGTCCGAACGGCTTTGCTGGCGCCAAGCCGTGCAGGAGAAGGGCGCATGACCGATACCCTGGACACCCGGTGCTGTGTTGCCGGCGGCGGCCCCGCCGGTCTCATGACAGGTTTCCTGCTCGCCAGAGCCGGCGTGGACGTCGTCGTTCTGGAGAAGCACAAGGATTTCTTCCGCGATTTCCGCGGTGATACCATCCACCCCTCGACGCTTGAATTGATGAACGAGCTGGGCCGGTTGGAAGCTTTCCTCGAGCTGCCGCACAATAAGGCGGAGACGTTGAGCGCCGTGTTCGGAGAGGACGAGATCCAGGTCGCCGATTTCCGGCACCTGCCGACCCGCTGTAAATTCCTGGCGATCATGCCGCAGTGGGATTTTCTCAACTTTCTGGCGTCCGAGGCGCGCGCCTACCCTAATTTCCGGCTACTGATGGAAGCAGAGGTTGACGACCTCCTGATCGAGGATGGAAAAATTCGTGGCGTTGCGGCCCAAACCCCCTCGAGCCGCCTTGCGATCCGGGCAGACCTCACGATCGGCGCCGACGGCCGCAGCTCCACCGTGCGCGAAAAGGCAGGACTTGTGCCCCGCGACCTCGGCGCTCCCATCGACGTGCTGTGGTTCCGCTTGTCCCGCAAGCCAGAGGATCCTCCGGCCACCATGGGCCGTTTCGCCGCCGGCCATCTGATGGTGCAGATCAATCGCGGCGACTATTGGCAATGTGCGTACGTCATCGCCAAAGGCGGCTTTGATGCGATCAAGGCGGCGGGTCTGGACAGCTTCCGGCAGGCGATCTCGTCGCTTATGCCTGGATTGGCCGGACGGCCGGACGAACTCCAGGACTGGGATCAGATCAAGCTGCTGACCGTGCAGGTCAACCGGCTGGAGAAATGGTGGCGCCCGGGTCTGCTGTGCATCGGCGATGCCGCCCATGCCATGTCGCCGATCGGCGGCGTCGGCGTCAATCTCGCCGTGCAGGACGCGGTTGCCGCCGCCAACGCGCTCGTGCCTCCGCTGCGGGCAGGCCAGCCGCTCGAAGATGCCATGGCCGCGGTTCAGGCACGGCGGATGTGGCCCACGCGGGTCACCCAGCAGCTGCAGCTGGTGATACAGGACCGTCTGCTCAAACCGCTG
Protein-coding regions in this window:
- a CDS encoding outer membrane protein assembly factor BamD encodes the protein MRGDLMGSGRKQAPRGSLKAMRFIALTTAGALLLSGCSSLSGMWNGGGTDTSSSTAMPASGGALAPEGSSQVVDDAEPVADLYNKGLDYMKDGSYAKAAKQFEEVERQHPYSSWATRATLMAAYAQYQRNEYDEAILAAQRFITLHPGHKDVAYAYYLVALSYYEQIADVKRDQTATEKALAALDEVSRRFPNSVYAKDAAAKALLARDHLAGKEMEVGRYYLTQQAYVAAINRFEKVIKSYQTTSHTPEALYRLVEAYLALGVTSEAQTAAAVLGHNFPGSQWYQDAYNLLQGSGLQPKENQSSWITQALSSINPF
- the ftsZ gene encoding cell division protein FtsZ, whose amino-acid sequence is MTISLTVPNLAELKPRITVFGVGGAGGNAVNNMIHSKLEGVEFVVANTDAQALSQNAAQRRIQMGTALTQGLGAGSQPQIGAAAAEEALPEILDHLAGAHMCFITAGMGGGTGTGAAPVIARAAKEQGILTVGVVTKPFQFEGQRRMITAERGIEGLSKHVDTLIVIPNQNLFRIANEKTTFAAAFAMADQVLYSGVASITELMTKEGLINLDFADVRAVMSEMGKAMMGTGEAAGDKRAIEAAEAAISNPLLDDVSMRGARGLLISITGGHDLTLYEVDEAATRIREEVDPEANIILGATFDESLEGVMRVSVVATGIVDPAMEQAPHDYDAEYDSAPERTSYGYTGSGRPPAPPAPQPAMREAGPQPVMREAAPQPAARPQAPQAQPQPQSAYQAQSALAERELEPVGLEPAYAAVEEEPVADQQAVEDHLEQDERAYGAAASSAAVSAPQPPLAQPQPALRAAPTPPRLPSIEDFPPHAQRHYAQRNANVEDLNAHAYKKRKSLFERLASVGLGRRDEDEDHVPAKAEPAMSSRRDMHAQPEPQQGYAPQAEQPGQGDLDDDQLEIPAFLRRQAN
- a CDS encoding FAD-dependent oxidoreductase, which encodes MTDTLDTRCCVAGGGPAGLMTGFLLARAGVDVVVLEKHKDFFRDFRGDTIHPSTLELMNELGRLEAFLELPHNKAETLSAVFGEDEIQVADFRHLPTRCKFLAIMPQWDFLNFLASEARAYPNFRLLMEAEVDDLLIEDGKIRGVAAQTPSSRLAIRADLTIGADGRSSTVREKAGLVPRDLGAPIDVLWFRLSRKPEDPPATMGRFAAGHLMVQINRGDYWQCAYVIAKGGFDAIKAAGLDSFRQAISSLMPGLAGRPDELQDWDQIKLLTVQVNRLEKWWRPGLLCIGDAAHAMSPIGGVGVNLAVQDAVAAANALVPPLRAGQPLEDAMAAVQARRMWPTRVTQQLQLVIQDRLLKPLLASKELPAPPLPLRIMDHWPVLSRLPARLIGLGVRPEHVQTPDVARSAPGQPALDLQ
- a CDS encoding helix-turn-helix domain-containing protein produces the protein MDKHRLVIERADRLRQARIAAGFTTARAAARKVGVKESTYRTHENGAVSFDADMGLKYARTFGVSLEWLMLPEMPGGQKRVDATEVSARRLLERVIRALDAGDIRGLADAVDHAKSRLGIRPATRR
- a CDS encoding PLP-dependent aminotransferase family protein; this translates as MPKLLTKPDWSALIPILPGKGPRANQLYQAIRRLIETGLVPPGAKLPTTRDLARRLGISRSAAIAAFELLTAEGFTEARVGAGTFVATHVPQRAPSPPARPAPPSALAAEPVPPLPGTLGIAMADERTWHIFRKLMSRRLSRPAPEHFAYGDPRGSSALREAVAAYLRTARGVRCDAQSIVITSGTQQGLDLIARVLICPGDPVLVEDPCYPMARSALVSRGARLIGIPVDREGLNTLDEKQPLPRARAVYVTPSHQYPLGVTMTMRRRLALLDWARHNDAWIIEDDYDSEFRYLGPPLAAMQGIDDAARVIYLGTFSKVLFPGLRLGYAVIPDALLDAVLALRVSSDRQPSTLAEAALADLIAQGHFAAHLRRARRRAQASRDVLVATLRDHGPPVLTVEPPAQGLHLVAKLASPRLDVEIGAAAKAAGIGARPLSPMYVTMPPQQGLVLGFSGFPDEDLRKAARRLCEIVRTD
- a CDS encoding pyridoxamine 5'-phosphate oxidase family protein; the encoded protein is MTDVTLDAPSTFPVSARNRLKRYHERGSYDRDAVFAILDAGMLCHVAYVIEGQPYCTPTIYWHEGDMLYWHGSSASRMLRHLKGGTPACLTVSHLDGLVLARSGFNHSLNYRSAMCFGTARILDDPDEKARALVGVVDRFFPGRAAELRQITGQESKATTVIGMRIEEASAKVRAKNVGDDDEDGTHPVWAGVIPVRTIIGEEEPSPGLMPGVERSEALAAYRPGRRLDEALTEAQRLYEGEAARD
- the recN gene encoding DNA repair protein RecN, with amino-acid sequence MLTALSIRDIVLIDRLDVTLGPGLTVFTGETGAGKSILLDSLGLVLGARGDAALVRKGADRAVVTAAFDLRPDHAAFALLAESGIDADGELVIRRIQTLDGRSRATINDQPVSVSLLRQLGGLLAEIHGQHDDRALVDVANHRRLLDAYGGLERQADAVAAAWRTWRDAEQVLERHRGSLDKAAAERDYLEHAADELRKLDARPGEEDDLADRRALMMNAEQFAAALDEAAQALSGDGTRVASLNAALRRLERRQAEAGGRLDAVVAALDRVVVEIGEAESAVAEAQRAFEYDPRELERIEERLFALRGAARKYKMAADELPALLERFENDLANLQAGEGKLGELEVAAAAARARYFELAQGLSGARRQAARTLDEAVMVELPPLKLERARFLTDLASSEDQAGAHGLDRVEFKVAANPGADPGPLMRVASGGELARFMLALKVVLSAKASAPTLIFDEIDTGVGGAVADAIGQRLARLATSLQVLAVTHSPQVAARADGHLLVAKREQSDGDDLRMVTRIDTLDEPRRREEIARMLSGATVTDEARAQAERLLIGTE